From the Eschrichtius robustus isolate mEscRob2 chromosome 3, mEscRob2.pri, whole genome shotgun sequence genome, the window AAGCTCTGGGGGCGCCACGCAGTCCCACAAGCCTGCATGCCCCACAGCCGAGATGGGGTGAGTCCATGGGAGGGAGGGCGCTGAATGGGGAAGCCGGGGCGCCAGGCAGCTGCAGGACAGCGCTTAGCAGAGCGCCGGGGTACTGGCCTGTCAGCAGCTGCTCTCCCGCCGGCCCACGTCCCTGCCCTGTATCTCTCTGCGGCTGCtgctcctcccccccacccccagcggcGCCCTGTGCGCCATCTCAGGTGGGCACCCTTGCCAAGGACTGCTTGGAGGCCCGTGAGAGGCCAGGAAGGAGTGGCGCAGAGGAGAGCTGCAGCCCACCTACGATGCTCCCTTCCCTGGCTCTGCTTCCCAGCACCTGAAGCCAGCCTTCAGCTCTGCCTCTGTACTATTCTTCTGCCTGGGTTCTGGCGCCTGCCCTCACCTCTCCTGAGGTCCTTCTCACTGGCCCAGgtcctgggggtgggagtggcgAGGAGAGTCTCCTGGAGCTGGGGAATTGGGCTGGAAACCCCCAGCTCTGTGGGGGAGGGTGACAAACAGGAAAGGGTTAAAGGGCTGGGGGCCCAGGGGCCTTTGACGGAGGCTGGGAGGCTGAGAATCAAACGGCGCCCAGGGGTGCCTCTCATCCGCCCTCCTCTTTCCGGTGTAGCTCAGCTCCTGGACTTGCCACAGACAGAAAACATAACACACACTTGCTGGGGAGAGTCTTTGCCTGATCGGGGGCTGCTCAGAGCACAGGGTAAGTGCTTTTAGCTACTGTagagcctggaggaggaggaaggtgggTGGGGCGACGGGCTCCCAGCTCCCATCCATCCAACCGCTGCTGTAGGATAGTGAGCCCTTCTGTGCACCAGCTGCTGGGCTGGGAGGCACAGAGCACGCAGACCCGACCAGATGTGCTGCCCATCAGCTCCTAAGGATAGCCCTGGCAGGGCCAGGAGCAGAGCCCAGGGCATGCCAGCCTGTCTAGGTTGTGCCCTCTCTGCCACACTGCCCATTCCTCAGACCTTCGGCTGTGCTCTGCCCCAGCACCAGCCCTGGGGAGGATTTTGAAGGTGGTGAAATCTCCCCTGGCTGGGCCCTTGGCCTTGATTTCAAGACGCTCTACCTGGTTTCACAGCCCCAGGCCCGCGGGCTGATTCCTCCTCAGCCTCGGAGGGGAAAATCTCACCAACTCATTCCTGCTAAGCTATTACATTGTCTTCAGAAAGACTCTCAGCCCCTCAGCTGCTTCTATAAAATGCAAACACTAATACAACTTCTGAAACTGGAATTGACCTCTGATCTCTCGAAGTGGCCTCTGGCTCAAAGAACTGACCTTCTCAGGATTTCcattaacaaaaaacaaacaaaaaaagattacagAGAGAAGGCTCAAAGCTAAGGAACAGTGGGATTCCAGGCATGGTGACCCGAGGACTGACAACCTTTCAGATGATAGAAGAGGAAGCAGCCCTGTCTAGTTCAGCCTCATTTGAGAGTATTTAAGGGGTGGTGGCCCTTCTTATGCTCCTCCCAGTCATCCCATAAAGACCAGCCACGGCCTTATTCTTCAGAGAAGCACCGAATTTAACTTCTGAGGCTACACTCTCTGGAGCCAACTGCTTGAGAGGAACTGGCCTTTGGAGAGAAGAGGATGAGGGCAAAGATGGGGAACAGAGTTGTAGAGCGGTTTCAGATCCTCCCGCAGGCTCCTGAGCTTTTCGACTTGatggcctcctgcctctcccaccccctccacacacactcacactcataaGTACGCACATACGtgctcactcacacacactcacactcacacacacgctcCCTCCACAGCAGCACTTTCTTCTCCTGAGCAGCTCTGACCTGGCCACGTTAGCTGACAGCAGCAGGAAGTGGTGGGCCCAGGCGAGCAGTGGGGAGGGGCTCCAGGCTCGTGTTGCAATCCTGGAGATTTGTGGTGATGTAGCTGACACTGTCTGACCTGGGGCTCTTCCTTCAAGCACTGTTTCTGCTTCCTGGGACAATCCCAGGCCTGGATGCCAAAACCCCCAGAACTCGCAGTGCCTGGGAGAAGTGACAGGGAAAAGGGTTTGTCTCCACAGAATGGTCTGTCTGGGGAGGGCGTTGACAGGGACCTGGGGAGTCGGGACAGGTAGAATGCCCTGCGGTGGGACAGGCCCCAGCTGTGGGCTGAGGGCCCAGTGGCTGTGCTTCTTTTTggagaagttacttaacctttctgtgcttcaCACTTCCCCTGCCCCCTTGCCTCTGGAATGGCCACATGGAGCCCTTCACGGGGTGGTCTTGGGCAGAGCTACTTGTCGGGTCACCAGTGTCCACCCCAGGTCAGGGGTGGAATCCTAGACCCCAGTATGTTCTTTTTCTGCACAGAAGGTGGCCGGCCAGCTGGGAGCAGGAGATGCAGAGCACCGTCAATTACCTGTGGCACACGGATGACCTGCTGGGGCAGGGGGCCACTGCCAGTGTGTACAAGGCCCGAAACAAGGTAGGATGCAGCCCAGCCCACCCCGGCCCCCTCACGGCCAGGAAGTCGGCCCCCAGTGGGCAGGAAGGGTGGTGTGCAGGGTTCTCTGACTGTGTTCTGCACCCTCTGAAGTGGAGCAGAGGTGTGGGGAACTGAAGAGGGCTCCTTGGGATGAAGCTTCTGTCAGGCAAGTTTGGGGGCTGGAGAGAAAGGGATGAAGACACAAGCCAACATCCAAGGGAGGTGGCAGCAAATCTAGGAAGAGCAGAGGTGGGAAGTGGGACTcgtttggatttatcctgcctttaTTCTGATTGAGAGCTGTACTGAATACGAGACACACTGCACTATCTTGTACTTAAGAGCTGAAGCCAGACAGAACGTTGCTGCTAAGGCCAGGCAGTAGTATTAGCTGCCACTGTAGTTACTGTCAATAGCAATAGCAGCAGTAACAACAAACCGTCCCCTGCAGGGTATCAGGTGTGCCAAGCTCCTGTCATCTCCCAGTGCCGCAGGACGGGCTGTGTACCCTCTGAGGAGGGGAAGGAGCTGAGGGGGGGAGCCCCCGTCCCCAACCAGGCTGCCTTCGCTCGTCCCTGGGGTTAGGCTGGCGGGAGCGGCTGAACAGAGGCCTGGGAGGGGGTGCGCTCCCAGGGCAGGGGTACCATTTATGTTATCCCCCATGGCAGAAATCCGGGGAGCTGGTTGCCGTGAAGGTCTTCAACACGGCCAGCTACCTGCGACCCCGCGAGGTGCAGGTGAGGGAGTTTGAGGTCCTGCGGAAGCTGAACCATCAGAACATCATCAAGCTCTTTGCGGTGGAGGAGATGGTGGGTCCAGTGCTTGGTCAGAGGAAGACGGTCTTGTCCTCGACTCTGACAGGCTGGGAAGGGTCAGGTCACATAATAATAGAGACTTGGGCACATGTTCATCAGCAGGTCGGCCAGCAGGTTGGCCAGAGAGGAGTAAAGGGTGtcagggggctgggggcagtgCCTGGGAAGGTAAGGATGGGGAGTGAGGCCTAATCAAAGAAGGCTTCCTGAAAAAGGTGACCTTGGGCTCAGTTTGAGGCCAAAGGAAGGAAGGCCAGCTAGAAGCGGAGACCTAGAGAATGGGGGCTTTGGGCTCTAGGGTGAGCCACCCCGTCTtgaggaaggggagaagaagCGCCCTCCTCCCCAAGCCTCCCTCTGTCCCCTACAGGGGGGCAGCCGGCAGAAGGTGCTGGTGATGGAGTACTGCGCCAGCGGGAGCCTGATGAGTGTGCTGGAGGGCCCTGAGAACGCCTTTGGGCTGCCCGAGGACGAGTTCCTGGTGGTGCTGCGCTGTGTGGGTaagcccctccctgactcccaccggggaccccctccccacctcaggcCAGCCGCAGACCCAGCCCTCAGCAGCAGGTGAAGTCCCAGAGGGGTATGGCATTTCTGGAACAAGTATCCAAACCCAGTAGAGCATTGGAAGCTAAGAGGCTCCCCATTCACAGACCTGGGACAGATGCTAATGAACAGacagaacccaagggtctgattCCTGCTAATCAGCAGTTTAAAACTCCAAtttcagaataaaatttaaaatagtttgtacaccaatgttcataacagcattattcacaatagccatgaggcaaaaacaacccaaatgtcacagacagatgaatggataaacaaaatatgggatATACGTACGATGGGATGCtagtcagccttaaaaaggacaCATGGATGAGCCTGGAAGacattgtgctgagtgaaaaaagccagccaCACAAGGACAACTACTCTGTGATTCCTTTTATGTGAGGGACCTAGAGAGGTcagatccacagagacagaaagtatagaATGtgattgccagaggctggggtggggggatggagagTGAGTGTTTAATAGGTGGAATTTCTGTTTGGGAAGTTGacaaagttctggaggtggatggtggtgatggtagcacaacaaTGTCAGTGTATTTAATGCCCCTGatgtgtacacttaaaaatggttaaaatgtaaattttatgttaggtaTATTTTACCGCAATTAaaaccaataataataattttaaaaaaatgatagggAGGAGAGTGCCCTCCTCTGGGAGACAGAGCCGCCATCCCTCTCAGTTTCTTAGGGAACCCCAATGGGACCTCGACACCCCACATCCTTGGGACCCCCATCCTTTGCTCTGTGCCTGTCTCTGTTCTCCTGCTGCTCCTGTGGCCCCGTTGTCCCATGAGTTGCCACTCTCTGTCTATGTGGATCCTTCCCCTGAGATGAGCCTTGACACTGGGCTGTTCCTGGCCAGAGCCACTAGCAGCCTTCCCTCTGTCCCAGTGGCCGGCATGAACCACCTGCGGGAGAACGGCATCGTCCACCGAGACATCAAGCCGGGGAACATCATGCGCCTGGtcggggaggaggggcagagcaTCTACAAGCTGACGGACTTCGGGGCAGCCCGGGAGCTGGATGACGACGAGAAGTTCGTCTCGGTCTACGGCACCGAGGAGTACCTGGTGAGCGGGCGTGGGGGACCCGCTGCCCGAGCGGAGGGCTTCCCCTGCAGCTGGCTGCCCCACACCTTGTGACTCTCAGTGCCCCTCTGAGGGGCTCTGTCCAATCTCCCTGTGCCCAGCAGGGTTATCTCTCACCCCCTATCCCCAACCAGAACAATTTGTTCTGTTCTCTAAGGCCAAAAAGGCAATGCTGCAGCCTGCCCAGGCCTCCCCTGTTCAGTTAAGTCCTTGATAGGATCCTCCTGGAGGATGGAACACTGCTGGTCACCACTTCCCCCAGGGCAGAggctggggtttgggggaggggtgctTTGGATAAGCACATGCCACGCCCATTTTTGAGATGACAAAGGAGATGCATTCTGACGGTTCTGTTTTCTCCTGAAGGTGGGAGAAGGAGGTCTGAATGGGGTGCGCTCAGGCCCttgcccccttccccctccatgACAGCTCTCTGGTTCCCCCTCCTGCAGCATCCTGATATGTATGAGCGGGCGGTGCTTCGCAAGCCCCAACAGAAAGCTTTTGGGGTGGCCGTGGATCTCTGGAGCATTGGGGTGACCCTGTACCATGCGGCCACTGGCAGCCTGCCCTTCGTCCCCTTTGGAGGGCCCCGGCGCAACAAGGAGATCATGTACGGTGGGCCACCGGGCAGGGGGCGAAGGGGCGGACCCTGGGCCTTCCCTTCTGGTCCCTGCTGTGCCCCCTATTCTGCCTCTGACTCTGTGGTCCTCCTGGTCTGCCCCCCACACAGGCTTCTTTTAGATCCTTGGATATCAGTCCATCAAACAAGAGGCTGAGCCCTGTCCCTTCCTGATGGGAGAACTTAGTTCAGGGCTTCCGTTGAGCACCCCACTCTGTTTGTGGCTCACCACATCTCAGCTGAGGCTCCCAGAGCGACTTGGCCAAGGTTGCAGAGCCTGCCAGGGGCAAAGGGGAAGGGCAAGGACCTAGCCTCCtgatcccaggtcccaggtccctcATGCTTTTCTGCTGTCTGATACAGAAGTAGCTGGAGACCGTGGCTGCTCCCACTGAGGGCACCACCCAGAGCAAAAGAGATTTAAAGTGGATTTGCAGGAAGGTCAATGCCCCTTCAACTCAGGGGTCAAGCTGTGACTTGGATGGGGGCTGTCAGGGTAGCTGGActttggagggaggggaggttggAACAGTGAGGTGGAGGGGAGGCTACGGGGGCCGAGCACAGTGCAGGTGCAGGTGTGGAGGCAGGTGGACACGGACGTGTGGTGAGGGAGCAGAGGAAACGGACAGAGGAGAGAGTGGAGAACTTGACTGGAGAGCATCAGGACAGCAAGCCAGACTCCCAGGTTCCATTCTCAGGGTGCCTCGGAGCAGCTGGGTGACTTGCCCCAGTGCTCTGAGCCCTCCGGGCTGAGTCCATCATCCCTTGAAGTGTGATGGCCTGGGGGCTCCTGCTGACTTGGTCCTGTCTCCCGCAGGTACCGGATCACCACGGAGAAGCCAGCCGGGGCCATTGCAGGCACTCAGAGGCTGGAGAACGGGCCCCTGGAGTGGAGCTACACCCTCCCCGTCACCTGCCAGCTGTCCATGTGAGTGGGACCCTGCGGGAGGGGCAGACACAAACCCAAGTCTGGGCCCATGTCCTTCTCTCAGCTGAGGCCTGGCCCGGCGGAGCACCCTGTGTGCTGGTAGCTTGGGTACACCACTCTCCCTTTCTAGCCCCAGTTTCTCCATCTGGATGCTGGAAGACCCTTCCAGCTCTTCCTCTCCATcccaccctgccccagccccttggCCCTGGCTCTTCAGGACATTCTCATGGAAGGCCCCTATTACCTACTTGAGGAGGCCAACTCTGGGCCCCGGCCCCTGACAGTCTCCATGTCCCGGGGGGCAGGGGGCTGCAGAGCCAGCTGGTGCCCATCCTGGCCAACATCCTGGAGGTGGAGCAGGCCAAGTGCTGGGGCTTCGACCAGTTCTTTGCGGAGACCAGTGACATCCTGCAGCGAGTTGTCGTCCACGTCTTCTCCTTGCCGCAGGCCGTCGTGCACCACGTCTACATCCACGCGCACAACACGTGAGTGGGCGCGAGCGAGGGCGGCGCGAGCCTCCTCTCCCCAAGCACAGGGGCATGTCCTGGGCAGTGCTCTGTGGGCAGTTTAGATTTGGAAGCTTCTGGGTCCAATCTTAGTTTGGAAAAATACTCGTTCCACCAAGTTAAAGTTAAACAGGCCTCCTTGCTGCTGGACTTGAGAGATTCAGCAAACTTTATAAAGCTGATGCATTATAAGTCTCctgagggggtgtgtgtgtgtgtgtgtgtgtgtgtgtgtgtgtgtgtgtgtgtgtgtgtgtgtgtgtgtgctggcagtGCATTTCCCCAGTGTATTACTCATGGAACCCTGTATTTCTGGAGCATGCTATGGGACTAGGTGAGTTTTAATGGAAGTGTGGCAGGAAGAGATGTGAAGGCTTCTTGAGTTCTGTCCCCACTTTGTCTGCATCCACTATAAGACATGAGCTCTGTCCTTCATCTCCCCGCCCTAGAGAAAAAATCACCCAGTCCCTCCCTCTGAAAAGCAGAACCCAAAGTCTTAGCTGGGCTTTGGGTCACCCTGACCCCGTATCCTGCCTGCTGacatgccctcccctccccctctcctctctctgcctctggtgTGTCTAGGATAGCCATCTTTCTGGAGGCCGTGTACAAGCAGACCAACGTGGCCCCCCAGCACCAGGAGTACCTCTTTGAGGGTCACCTCTGTGTCCTCGAGCCCAGCCTCTCAGCACAGCACATCGCCCACACGACAGCAAGCAGCCCCCTGACCCTGTTCAGCATGGTCAGCGAGACCCCCAAGGGGCTGGCCTTCAGGGACCGTGAGTAGGGCCACCCAGGCTGGATCTTTTCTCCTCCTCACATTCTCTTCCAAGGGGCAGGGGTTTATAATCCAAGATACTGATTCATTTTCTTGTGGGTGTTTCTTTGGGTCCCCAGTGTGTAGAAGGCAGATCTGGGTTCTAATTCTGCGTATGCCTCTGAAATGCCATGTGACTCGGGCTAGTGGCCTGCCCGACCTGCTTCACAGCGTCCAAAGATTTGGGAAAGAAACTCCAATGGAAACAGGGAGATGTGGGTTTAATGTGGTCTCCACAGTCTGTGATTGGTGGGGAAGCCTCCAATAGTTTGGTTTGGAGGAAGCAGGAGCCTAAGCTGCTGGAGAGAAGAGAAGGTGGTCAGGGGTCCAGAGTTTTGTCCTCCAAGTTCCGGCAAAAATATCACTCCTTATCATTTGAATGATGCCAATTTCATCCTCCTCTTCAGGGTCTCCAAGGCTGGGAGGGGAATTGACCTTGAAACCCCTGAGTGTGAGGGGTGCTTTTAGTCTATTTTCTGCTGTTGAGATGGGGCCTTGGGCATGAGGCTGTAGTTCTCCAGAGTGGACACAAGGGGGCAGTGAGGGACTGCAATTGTAAAGAAGCACATTGAGTGCATTTAAGGCTTAGAAGGTCGGGGCTCTAGGTGAGTTGGGAAGCTTGAGGTGGCAGATAGGTGGTGAGGGCTGAGTGTGAGCTGGAAATAAGGAATGATGAGCTCAGACCTCATCCAGGGCTGGACAGGCAGCCCCCTCAGACCAGGTCTTTATCTGCAGCTGCTCTGGACATCCCCAAGTTTGTCCCCAAAGTGGACCTGCAGGCAGATTACAACACGGCCAAGGTGAGGGGTGGCCCCCaggtggcagggagggggtggTTCATGCAGGGGTTCGGGGTGCGGgacctgaccctgcccacctctgTGTTTCAGGGTGTGTTGGGTGCCGGCTACCAGGCCCTGCGGCTGGCACAGGCCTTGCTGGCAGGACAGGAGCTGATGCTTCGGGGGCTGCACTGGTTCGTGTGAGTACCCCCaagggctgggtggggagggcaaGGAGCATGGGCAGGGTAGGACAGGAGACCCAGACCCCTTCCAACACCGCCCTGGGGCTGTGCCCATGGGCACAGTGCCCTCAGTCCCCTGGGAGGAGGCAGCTCTGACTCAGGCTCCCGTTGGCAGAGAGATACTCCAGGCCACGTGCAGGCGGACGCTGGAGGTCACGAGGATGGCCCTCCTCTTCCTCAGCAGCAGCCTCGGCACTGAGAGGTGGGTGTTCCGTCCAGGGTGGGGGCCGCAGCCGGCATGAGCCCCGCTCAGACCCATCAGCCCTTCTCTCTGTCTGTTCCTCACCCCAGTCTTTCCAACAGTGCCCCTCGCCTCCTCCCACCCAGAGCTCCCGACTTCCCTGCCATGCGAGAACGGAGAGGGTGCTCccgccccatccctccccccaccagccaGTCCCTCACCTCAGGGGGCCGAGCCTCCCTGCCCCAGGAAGGGGCCTCTGTCCTACCAGCCCCACCTCTGAAGATTTAAACCGCTCACCTGCACCAGGCcctggagcagggctctaggagaagcactcacactcacacacggtCCCCTGGACTTGACAGGATGGAGACCTAGGCGGTCTCATCCTCCACActcctcctcctgcttcctcTGGGCCTGAAACTGTCCCCGCCTCCTGGGATTCCCTGCCCCAGTCCTTGGAAATCCACACCCTCCACTCCTCTGACTTGGGCTAATTAGGGTTACAGAAAGGGAGAGACTGGGGAGGAGGACATCAAGCTGGAGGGTCTGGAGATGAGAAGCAGGAAGACTCCACTGGCCGGCGCGCTGCTGAGAAGGTGGCAGGGGCTACGGTACAGGTGAGAGGTGGGAGCCCTGTGGCCCAGGGAAGCTGATGGTGGCTGGAGCCTCTCCCGGTGACAGGTGGTGGCAGAAGAGCAGAGACTGTGCCAAACACGCCCGGTGTCCTACCCGTCACGTCCCGCAGCCCTTGTCTTCAGGAAGGTCCTGGGAGTTTCCCAGGAGCAGGGTGACTCACTGCAGACTTGCCCTCCACCTGGCGCTCGGCAGCAGCGACGCTGACCGTGGGGTAGACAGGGTGGTGGCcgggcagggaggaggaagaggagtgtCCCCAGATGAGTCCCCGGCATGGCTGAGCCGCCTTCAAATGGGGACAGAGAAGAGGGGCTGCAGAGGGCAGGATCAGCCAGCAGCGCTGTGGTGGAGTCGCTCTGAGAAGACATCTGCCCAGGCACAGAGTGGGCTTCCAGGGCTGGATGTGGCCCCAGGCCTGCAGACGGCCCTGGAGGACAGCCCTTCCCCAGCATGTGCGCGTGGCAGGACGGTTGGGTAAAGGGAGACAAGAGATGGGCAGACGCAGCCAGGAAGACCCGGAGGAAGGGAGGCTGTCAAGGCCAGAATGTGAGCAAATACCTGGGGTGGGAAGGCCTTATGCAGAGACATGACTGGAGGGGTGGGAAGGTGCTGCGGAGGTTTGCTGAAGCCACAGTCATAGTGCAGAATGTCCCAGAGTGGAATtggagagggacagagggaaggggagagtgcAGGCAGGTCCTAGGGTCCAGATGAGAGGTTGGACCTCGCTAAAATGACCAACAAGGATCTATTCTAGGTTCTTGTGTGAGAAAGAAATGTATAGAGAGAGCATTCAGTTGTTTGCCCGCCTTCCCTGGGCTGACGAGTGTAGAAAGCGACAGGCTAGCCCCAGGGCTGGAGTGCTGGGGTCTGCTGGCCGCTGTTTCTCCAGTTCTGGCTCCAAGGCCTCCTCCGAGGCGTGGTGGGTGTGGAGAGCTCAGGGTCAGGCAAGTGCCTGCTTTGAGGCCTGTTTCATTCTCCCACGAGGAAGAGCGCTGGGCCAAGAGTCAGAAGGCCCGGCCCAAGCTCTTCATTAACTCACTGTTAGCCTCAGACCATTGTCGCCTTTCCTACCTGggcctctatttcctcattttcaaaatgAGAGGATTGGACGATCTCGGAGGCCTCCCAGCTCCCATGCGTAGCAATCTCATTCTTTTCTGAACATGCTCAGACCTGTCGGTTCTTCTAAGGTCCGAAGCCACTAGCTCCTCCCACAGCAGAACCTGATATATCTTAATGAGCTGAATTTCATGTTGGGAGGAGCCCAAGCACGTGGCACGAACTGGCCATCATCGCCAGCCTCCCCTACAGGGCGCTCCTCCTTCTGCGGGTTCTCCAAGACTCGCTCCCTTGGCAGTGTCCTTGCCTTTGTCCCAAAGCTCCCCGGCCCTCCTCAGCAGCCGCTGCCACCCAGAGGCACCGTTCAGGCAGCCAGGACTGGCTCAGGGAATCCCATTgcttccccaccctcacccccaaaaCAGCGTGTGTTTGTGTGAATGTGTTCTCTAGTCATGTCAATTATCTCTGAGGTCTCTTTGATCCCACGAACACCTTTTATGGTAGCAGGAAGGAGGTTTAtctccccattatacagatgaagagCCCAAGGCTTGGAAAGCTGAAGTGATTACCAAGATCATGCAGAAGGCAGGTGTGGCAGCCAAGACTAGGACTCGGTCCAGTAGGGTTGGGTCAGCCTCATCCTCTTCTGCCACCAAGTATCCCATGCCCTAAAATCCATCCGTGTGTTCGATAATTTGCTTGACACTCATGTGtggagtgcctgctgtgtgccgagCACTTTCTTGG encodes:
- the IKBKE gene encoding inhibitor of nuclear factor kappa-B kinase subunit epsilon isoform X9, which translates into the protein MQSTVNYLWHTDDLLGQGATASVYKARNKKSGELVAVKVFNTASYLRPREVQVREFEVLRKLNHQNIIKLFAVEEMGGSRQKVLVMEYCASGSLMSVLEGPENAFGLPEDEFLVVLRCVVAGMNHLRENGIVHRDIKPGNIMRLVGEEGQSIYKLTDFGAARELDDDEKFVSVYGTEEYLHPDMYERAVLRKPQQKAFGVAVDLWSIGVTLYHAATGSLPFVPFGGPRRNKEIMYRITTEKPAGAIAGTQRLENGPLEWSYTLPVTCQLSMGLQSQLVPILANILEVEQAKCWGFDQFFAETSDILQRVVVHVFSLPQAVVHHVYIHAHNTIAIFLEAVYKQTNVAPQHQEYLFEGHLCVLEPSLSAQHIAHTTASSPLTLFSMVSETPKGLAFRDPALDIPKFVPKVDLQADYNTAKGVLGAGYQALRLAQALLAGQELMLRGLHWFVEILQATCRRTLEVTRMALLFLSSSLGTERFSNMAGVTEIQELKRAAELRSKLRTVSEAGLAEVLSRCSRNITETKMTLSNLSSELMKNRDQVHEDRSIQQIQCCLDKMYLIYKQFKKSRMRPGLGYNEEQIHKLDKVNFSHLAKRLLQVFQEERVQKYQASLVTHGKRMRVVHETRNHLRLVGCSVAACNTEAQGAQESLSKILDWLSHQLLQDRTKGAQASPPPTAPYPSPALKDLVLHMQELCKEMKVLASDLQDNNRVIEGLSRVPSAPDI